A genomic stretch from Achromobacter spanius includes:
- a CDS encoding acyl-CoA thioester hydrolase/BAAT C-terminal domain-containing protein → MVPTLTITPADALIDVPRQIRVENVAPGQTVEISALTRRNGVLWQAHAAYTAGEDGAVDLTRDAPISGDYTGLSPMGLIWSQAPVDSPSREHFNHPVTDALVTDVVARVGGAEGGMQAQATFTQRLALDGVTRHEVREEGLVGTLYLPAGSKPGSHPAVMILNGSGGGINEPRAALYASRGYAAFALAYFKAPGLSDYISNTPLEYFQTGLRWLRKKVQPKHDFVAISGQSRGGELVLLLGATFPKEVSAVVAYVPGAVVHSGQNACDPKIGREGPTWLLGGKPIPHVWENNRTATWAPFDEGPSPHRHEKAILTALQDPDAVARARIRVEDIEGPVMLLSGTDDGSWPSSLYSKMVQDKLVDVKHPYPVEWLDYENGGHSILFPYVPTTQLVYAHPVSGKISTSGGNPKDNARADQESWEGVKKFLDAAVKARAAAAAASAATAASSTGADSASSQSAPAHSASTSGDAG, encoded by the coding sequence ATGGTGCCGACCCTGACCATCACCCCCGCGGACGCCTTGATCGACGTGCCGCGCCAGATCCGGGTGGAAAACGTTGCACCCGGCCAAACGGTCGAGATCAGCGCGCTAACCCGCCGCAACGGCGTGCTGTGGCAAGCCCACGCCGCCTACACGGCGGGCGAAGACGGCGCGGTCGACCTGACCCGCGACGCGCCTATCTCGGGCGACTACACCGGCCTGTCGCCCATGGGCCTGATCTGGTCGCAAGCCCCCGTGGACTCGCCCAGCCGCGAACACTTCAACCACCCGGTGACCGATGCTTTGGTCACCGATGTGGTTGCACGTGTGGGCGGTGCTGAAGGCGGCATGCAGGCGCAAGCCACCTTCACGCAGCGCTTGGCGCTGGACGGCGTCACGCGCCACGAGGTCCGCGAAGAAGGCCTGGTCGGCACGCTGTACCTGCCGGCAGGCAGCAAGCCCGGTTCGCACCCCGCCGTCATGATCCTGAACGGCTCGGGCGGCGGCATCAACGAACCGCGCGCGGCGCTGTATGCATCGCGCGGCTACGCCGCCTTTGCGCTGGCGTACTTCAAAGCGCCGGGCCTGTCCGACTACATCTCGAACACCCCGCTGGAATACTTCCAGACCGGCCTGCGCTGGCTGCGCAAAAAGGTTCAGCCCAAGCACGACTTCGTCGCCATCAGCGGCCAGTCGCGCGGCGGTGAACTGGTGTTGCTGCTGGGCGCAACCTTCCCCAAGGAAGTGTCCGCCGTCGTCGCCTACGTACCCGGCGCCGTCGTCCACAGCGGCCAGAACGCCTGCGACCCCAAGATCGGCCGCGAAGGCCCGACCTGGCTGCTGGGCGGCAAGCCCATCCCCCACGTCTGGGAAAACAACCGCACCGCCACCTGGGCGCCGTTTGATGAAGGCCCATCGCCGCATCGTCACGAGAAAGCCATCCTGACCGCACTGCAAGACCCCGACGCCGTCGCCCGCGCCCGCATTCGCGTGGAAGACATCGAAGGCCCAGTCATGCTGCTGTCCGGCACCGACGACGGATCATGGCCGTCCAGCCTGTATTCGAAGATGGTGCAGGACAAGCTGGTCGACGTGAAACACCCCTACCCCGTCGAATGGCTCGACTACGAGAACGGCGGCCACTCGATCCTGTTCCCGTACGTGCCCACCACCCAGCTCGTCTACGCCCACCCCGTGTCGGGCAAGATCAGCACCAGTGGCGGGAATCCGAAAGACAACGCTCGCGCCGACCAGGAATCGTGGGAAGGCGTGAAGAAGTTTCTGGACGCGGCGGTGAAAGCGCGGGCGGCTGCGGCTGCGGCTTCGGCTGCGACAGCGGCTAGTTCGACTGGCGCGGATTCCGCAAGCTCGCAGTCGGCTCCTGCCCATTCAGCAAGCACTTCCGGCGACGCCGGCTGA